From Oceanispirochaeta sp., one genomic window encodes:
- the murF gene encoding UDP-N-acetylmuramoyl-tripeptide--D-alanyl-D-alanine ligase, whose product MNSPFSFSKLLNLSGGFFVGERSRCAEPSTICIDSREAGPRSLFVPLRGERTDGHLHIESAVIAGSSAVLVEQAWAEAHTETLQSWSSLYPVLFFPVDDTLKQMQELAASHRMRFSDVKVIGVTGSNGKTTTKEMIAAILETMGRTYKNHGNLNSEIGLPLTVLRMNREYDFAVLEMGINHIGEMDVLVDIARPDTALITNIGSAHIGYLGSKRKIAEEKRKIFSFFGESNNAFISENEKFADVLAENMQGKLYRFGVRSLPELREVQDMGLEGQKLLFTDCTIQLVLPGIHNLNNALAAVMVTRSLGASWDQVRIGLENLNAVFGRSQILRGRIDIVQDCYNANPDSVVAAVRMLVGMPTQGRRLLVLGDMLELGEESEDSHKTIGRTLTDSPVDRVFFFGTEMKAAAREYKLAGKDVYHTDDYHSLEKTLLAAVEPGDLVLLKGSRGMELERLTAPLLEDQQKKIS is encoded by the coding sequence ATGAATTCCCCTTTCAGTTTTTCAAAACTTCTGAATCTCTCGGGCGGTTTTTTTGTTGGTGAGAGAAGCCGCTGTGCTGAGCCTTCCACGATCTGTATTGATTCAAGAGAAGCCGGACCCCGTTCCCTCTTTGTACCCTTAAGGGGTGAAAGGACGGATGGTCATCTCCATATCGAATCCGCTGTGATCGCGGGCAGCTCGGCAGTCCTGGTGGAGCAGGCCTGGGCCGAGGCCCATACAGAGACCCTGCAGAGCTGGTCCTCTCTCTACCCGGTCCTGTTTTTTCCTGTGGATGATACATTGAAGCAGATGCAGGAGCTCGCAGCCAGTCACAGGATGCGTTTTTCCGATGTGAAGGTCATTGGAGTGACTGGCAGTAACGGGAAGACGACAACCAAAGAAATGATCGCCGCCATACTGGAAACGATGGGACGGACCTATAAGAATCATGGAAATTTGAATTCCGAAATTGGTCTTCCCTTGACGGTTCTCAGGATGAATCGGGAATATGATTTTGCCGTTTTGGAGATGGGAATCAATCACATCGGCGAGATGGATGTCCTGGTGGATATTGCCCGGCCCGATACTGCACTGATCACCAATATTGGAAGTGCGCATATTGGATATCTGGGAAGTAAAAGAAAAATTGCCGAAGAAAAGCGCAAGATATTCTCTTTTTTCGGAGAATCAAACAATGCGTTTATTTCTGAAAATGAAAAATTTGCCGATGTCCTTGCAGAAAATATGCAGGGTAAATTATACCGCTTTGGAGTCCGGTCACTGCCGGAGCTCAGAGAAGTTCAGGATATGGGCCTGGAAGGACAAAAACTGCTGTTTACCGACTGCACCATTCAATTAGTTCTTCCGGGAATCCACAATCTGAATAATGCCCTGGCCGCCGTTATGGTTACCAGGTCTCTGGGCGCCAGCTGGGATCAGGTCCGCATAGGTCTAGAGAATCTGAATGCTGTCTTCGGGCGGAGTCAGATTCTGAGAGGCCGTATCGATATTGTCCAGGATTGTTATAATGCCAATCCTGATTCTGTCGTGGCGGCTGTCAGGATGCTGGTGGGAATGCCGACACAGGGGCGCAGGCTTCTGGTGTTGGGCGATATGCTTGAATTGGGTGAAGAAAGTGAGGATTCTCACAAAACCATCGGCAGGACGTTAACCGACAGTCCTGTGGATAGGGTTTTTTTCTTCGGGACCGAAATGAAAGCCGCCGCCAGAGAATACAAGCTTGCAGGTAAGGATGTGTATCATACCGACGATTATCACAGCCTGGAAAAGACATTGCTTGCTGCTGTAGAGCCGGGAGACCTGGTTCTACTCAAAGGGTCCCGGGGGATGGAGCTTGAAAGACTGACTGCTCCCTTGTTGGAGGATCAGCAAAAGAAGATTTCCTGA